CAGGACCAGCTGTCACTTCTGTCCTCAACTATTCTGTTGCAGCCCACAGTCCTGATGAAATACAAGTATAATAGGCTCATTTCGAGTGGGGaggctgtgttgtgttttaattagTCTCACCATTTTATTCAACAGACATGGTTTACTTGTCACTAAAACTAAATGTGCTCAGGAGAGACCGGCGGTAATAATGtatattaataattttatttgtgACAGGATCGTTGGGCTTGAATCCCACCAGCAGGCTCAAAATGTTGTATTCAATTACTGAGAGATGTGTAGGAGAGTTTGTGTAGGTGAGATGATGGACTCGAAGGTCCATCAAGGTCTCGGGCGCGTGAGGTGGCGGAGAGCCGAGTACTTTGGCACAGTGAAGGACAGCAGTGAGAAGGATATAGAGTGGAGGTTGGGTTATAGGTTTAACAAGTAAAAAGCCAATTAATCTGCTTCATGAGGGCTGTTtaacccaccaaatgtcatcCGACTTACTCTGATTCATATGTtgctaaatcctgattggtgcacagAAGTAAGTGGCGTCACCTTTGTCCAAGTGAACCAGCCCACTTCAAAGCAGTGAGAAGAGcccagagaaaacaagaaacgCAGAGATCCCACATGTAAAGTGACCGACGTGGTTCAAACTGAACAGAAAATGCTCATTGTGACTGCCGGAACAAGAGAGGGGATGCTAAAGCACTTTGATTTTGATGGGAttgacaaaatattaaatacagaTATATagtacaaatacaaaatacaataataagGACAAAACCGAACACTGTAGGATGACGTATGTGACCGCAGTAGTTTTAGCTCAATCTGTGGCAATTgagtgtatttttgtgttggATTTGGAAGCAACCATTGGAGATGCTGGATAAATTATTCAGCAGGAGccataaaaagcaaataaatggaCTGACTGGTTTGGGGAATAAATGTGTGAACAGGAAGTATTCTTATTAGATAAAAGAATATGGAGAAGTAAAAAGGTGTGAGTGAGGCGGCAAACAGCTCCTTATTACAGGTCtattgtataaaaaaaaaaaaagaaagtgaggaTAGAAAGGGGTCACAAATATACGATGAAACACGATACTGAGAAGTCTGAATTCAGTAGGTCGATGTGTGCGGCATATTTAGATCCGGTGTCAAGCCCACcttgaggaaaacaaacaaaccagagtCTCCAGCGTTACTTGGTCCTGATCTGATCACGAGAACGGCAGCgtattctgtatttgttttcctctgaaaaGTTGCACCTTAACCGTGACAAAACAATGCCTCCCACTCCATAACAGACCCACCAAGACCCTTTGCTGTGGCCTGTaggcttgtttttgtgtgtatacgCATCCACTTGTTGAGAGCCAAGTGAAGAATGACTCATTTGACcgttttttggttttgttgtttttccttcctcttctcagTAAACTAATGTCTTTGTTCCTTGTGCTGCTGTAATCACAAACATGTCACTCAGGGTGTAATAATGGGATTATTCATTGCCAAGTGACCACAGTATCTCTCACTTCAAATGTCCTGACTGACTGTAGTTGATAAAAAGCCGCTTCCACCCTCCACTGATATTTGTTACTCAGATACAGCTACTGGAACTTgtcctgtgtgctgtttggCCTGCACTGAAAGTTACGCTGCTGCCCAACTCTTAGAATTTCATGTCCAAATGTCATTTTCCCAAAAAAATACTTGACTTTAGCTTTTATCTTAAATCATCTCTTTCATAAGGCTTAAATGAAACAAGTCTCTTCTGCAAAGGGCAAAGATGACTACGAGTCCCTAACAGAGGGATTATTGTTCGCCACTGGGTCAAAACAAAGGAGAAAGTGTCATTTCTATAATTTTAGACCTCAGTATCATCATATTATTCTGCAGGAATCATTCTGATGATGACTGTAGTCTGCCCACATCACTGAGACCGTCTCCAAAATGTACTCTCGGAGGACTCGGGAGCTTAGTATGAGTGGACTCCTTTAGAATAATTGATTGTATTTGACATGACATGGAGGAAGCTCTGCAGATTGATACTCGGCAGCAGAGACGTGATCAATCCAAATGAGAAACTGGGggagcttttatttttctgccagAGTTTATTAGAAAGAACTTAGCTTCTCAGGAGAAGAGCTACTCCTCCAGAAACAGCTTGGACCTATTAGTATCTGGGAATGTAAATTAGCGCGATCCCTCACCTCATCATGCCTCAAAATATTCCCGGTGCACTAGTTTGACAGAACATAATGAAACATTGAGTTAAATGCCTGGGTATAATCCAGAGCACTCTTGAAATGGGCGTTTAGGCATGAAGAGTTGTGATTATCCACAAAGATTATTTTCTGTCTTAACAGGAAGATTTGCTGTGATGAATCAACCTTTAGAGTCCACTGGACAGCCTTGGGATGTGAATTTCATGTGGAGTGGGTGTGAAATGGATTTCCTTCCTAAGTTATAGTGTACGCCTTCAATACAACTGGAGGATTGTAGTTTTAAAGGTTGATTTTCTCCTTTATTATGTATTTGTCTGACTTGGATAATGTTTTAGCAGCATTTAATGGATCTGGTTGTGAGGGATTTTGTCAGCATTTGTAAGAATTATAGAGCCGTAATGAAACTGCATTCAGATGTTTTCCAGGGCAATTTAATGGCTCTCAACTATTTTCTGTTCGGTGAATTATCACAGAGTCCCATTTTGCATGAGCTGCTattagtctgtctgtgttatttACCTGCATTCGCTATCTCTCAATGGAACAAAGGCAGCTCTCTTGCAGGCGTATTGTAGCAAGCCTCTACGAACTGGGAATGAAAAATGGCCCCGGACTTTTTGGCTCCTGAACCAGACACCACCTCCCTCACGGCCCATATCACACTTTAACTGAACGATATTTACAATAActtcaataaaaatgaatgtaaaatagaACAAGGGCAACATGTTGCTCTCAGGAGGAGGCTGCTAGAGTGAGAAATTCAGCCTCTTCCGATAATCAGAACCTGCATGAGTAATTAGTATAAATTAGTAGTGTAGTATAATATTATagcattgatttaaaaagtgtgttgATATAGTAGAATGACATCAGTATGATATTAATGTATCATCACATAGTGTTAGTCTATTCATATAATTTAATAGTATAGTAAAACACACAACCAGCATTCATCatttttgtagattttgttCCTTCATTAAATCCTTGTACTTGTGGTCGGTCTTTAATTTCTTAATGTTATTTActagttttcttttctgtggcacattttttttaaatgtcccgCCCCATCCAGGCTGCGATTGGTCTGTTCAAAAGAAATTGATTTTGACGACTTTATGAAAAGTTCAACACGTTTACATAAAAGGGGACTCGCTATAGCTCCATAGCCAGGAGCAGTTGGCCAGCAGCCCGCTCTCCCGGGCCGGTCGGCCTCACAGCCCTCTGGGTCCTCTTATTCAAGCGACGGCTGGGGTTATTtggaaatgtgaatattttgcaTTGTTCCCAGTCGTCGAGTGGCGCTCCAGGAAAAGTCCCAGTGTTCCAGATGGCCAGTCCGACTATGCCTCCCATGGTAGAGATAATTGAAAGTTACATTAAATGCTCCAAGTATGAGGCACTTTTATCTTTGAACGTCTGTTTTCCATGTAAATGATACTTTGCATGTGCGCTGAAATGCGAGAAAGCAAATGTGATGTGGCATGTCCTCCGTCTGAGGCAGTGAGCAGCAGATGGTTTGCAGGGCCTCTTTAGCACTACGGATGTTACCTACCTACCCACCTGAATGACCCGTGTTTAGCTGTGCAGCTGAtgcaaagaaggaaaaaaaaaaacgagagcTAACAGTTTGCTCTTGTTTACTCTAGTTCCACTAGACTGCAAGGCCAGAGGAGTCATTTTCCATGCACAGAGAAATTAGCTTGTTTATCAGCATTTTGATTTCCGTCCCGCCTCGCCGTCCCGCTGACATTTTAGATGTAGATGATCCATGACTGATTCTCAATCAAAATGGACCCTCAGTAACATAACAAAGTATTTCGCTTGTGCAGTCTCTGTCGttttataattaaatgtatGATGATTAACGTGGAGCCAAATGAGGACAATAGCTTGTTGTGTGCATGCCTACGAAAAGGTAACCTTGAACATCGCACATCTGCCCCGTCTATTGGATATGCTCCAAAGATGCACAGCACATTACCAGAGAGACGCTGCAGCTCATGTCCATACAGAAGGATACTGGTCGTTTCAAGGTGATATGATGTGCTGCGGTACAGttgaggtttttatttttatttctttcatggCCATACGTGGTGGCGTCGCATCCTCAGACCACCTACTGTACTTTGGAGTTCAGTTAATTGACAGATGGAGCTGAAGTCCTTGAAAGGTTACAAAAATCTTTAGCCATTCATTACTGTAAGGGAGGAAGTGTGGAAAGTGATGGAATATAATGAAAACTAATACTCTTTCTGGTCACCATGCTATCTGTAGATATGTTTAATATCCTATTACAGGCCCAGAAGTAACCACAGTTCTATACTGTCAAGAGACAAACATAATCCGCAGGGAAATTACCCATCAGGAAGGCAATACTGTTACTGAGATGCAATTACTAGGCCACTTGTGAGACTTTCAGCTCAGTATCcatgggtgcatgtgtgtgtgtgtgtgtgtgtgtgagggtggtcGATATGTGCATAACAGCTCTTATGTTTTGCAGAGTAAATTGGATTCTTTGCTGGAGAACAGTTAATTTAGAATATGTCCAAGATGCAAATGATTGATGTGACTATATCGTTACAACTGTAGGTTTGGGGTGCAGGGCAGTCTAATGGAAAAAATATTGCAGGGAAAAGGAAATAGGTTTTATCCCAGAATTATGGAGAATATTTCTGCACTAACTCTGTGAGTCTCCAGATGGAATAATTTGGATTTTGGTTGGCTGTTTATACATTAATTCCCAAGCAAACATTACTTAAtgtggggaggaaaaaaaacagcatgcagACTTGGAttcttttttctcactttaCATTATATCGTGGAGCTCCTGCGCTCGTGTTTGTTAGTAGTTAAATAAACGGCGGGTTTCACAGAGGATTTAATGCACCAATTTAGCTCTGAATCACATAGCctacaaacaaagaaaacagcacGAGCAGGAATGAACATCAGCGTAAACATTTGATAAGGATTTGCCAGAGGCGAATGCTATGCTTTATTATTGATACAAAAATAGAAACTGTAGAAACAAGACTTGCTCCTGTGTGTATGATATACTTCCCTCTGCACCGTCGTGTCCTACAAGTCACTCTCGCAGTCCAAGTTTTGTAGCAGTGGCAAATCCCGTTATTCAGGGGATACATTTCTCGAGTCGGGGGACATTTCTATTGTACAACAAATTATAACCTTGAATCTGACAATTAATCACTGCTACTTTCAATGAACAGCCTCTAACCTTAAAcgcagcacagagaggagaagagaaagagccGCCTGCACCCATTGCATTGCCAGTGCATGTGCATGAGAAATAAAGCTGCCTGCGATGAGTGTGAGCCTTGCATGCATAATAAATGTATGACAAAACAATACCCCAGGCACCCCGGTATTAATGATATGCAGCGAACTCATTATTAAAGTTCCAAAACAGCTCCTGGAGTAACACAGATGGAGTCAATTAAGCAATGAGCATACTTGCTTGCCTGCCGTTtcatcttctttcttttatctcttGCATATTACTCCATGGATGTAATTAGCTGTATGTTTCTCCTCACAACATAATGTCCAGTGATAATAACAGTTATTTTCACTTGTAATTTCAAATAATGTACTGCTTAATAAATGTACCAAATTTGCTTGCGCTGTGTCCTTGGGTATTCCATTTGCACTGGAAGAGGTGTTGAGGATAATGCTGTGCtaagctactttttttttttttttctccttcccccTTCTCCTGTTTGTGTTCCCAGAGACCTGATGCCTTCAACGCTGGAGGGGCAGATCACCATGGAGAAGACACCCAGCTACTTTGTGACTAACCATGCCCCGAAGCGCATCCACTCCATGGCGAGGGACATCAAGCTTATTATTGTGGTGCGTAATCCTGTCACTAGAGCCATTTCAGACTACACACAGACTTTGTCCAAGAAGCCTGAGATCCCCACCTTCGAGGTTCTGGCTTTTAAGAACCGGACGCTGGGTCTTATAGACGCCTCATGGAGTGCTCTACGTATAGGAATATATGCGCTCCACTTGGAGAGCTGGATGCAGTATTTCCCTCTGTCTCAAATGCACTTTGTCAGCGGGGAGAGGCTCATCGTGGACCCCGCAGGTGAGATGGCCAAAGTCCAGGACTTCTTGGGACTGAAACGGATCgtcacagacaaacacttttACTTCAATAAGACTAAAGGATTTCCGTGTCTGAAGAAGCCGGAGGACAGCAGCACTCCCCGCTGCCTCGGCAAGTCTAAAGGGAGAACTCACCCTAAAATTGACCCGGACGTGATCAGACGGCTGCACAAGTTCTACAAACCCTTTAACATGATGTTCTACCAAATGACTGGCCAAAACTTTGAatgggagctggaggaggacagtgaATCTCGTAGCTCTCAGGACTAGTAGACTGCGGCATGGCACGGCGCAGCCACACCACCAGCCTTCTCAATAAAACTATTATTGTCTCGCTTCGTCTTCAGAGAGAGTGCTTGAGCACGCCAATCAATCATGGCTGTCTTTGCAGTGTCTGTATCCATTAGCAAGAGTTTACTGACATGCTTCTTCTCTCCCTTCAATACTAATGTTATTGATGATGGCAAATCATTATTGTATATactaaacataaaatatatttatatttgtgaaAAGGagatgatttattcattttgtttttaaagcataGAGCTGATATAAAACTCATGTTGACTATGGCAATGCATGCGATGAGTTAAGTGTCCTTACCTCATGAGCCCTAAGGGCAAACTTTGCCTGTTTCTTCTCCCTTTACTTTCCTGCAGTTTGTTGCCCTCACACCCACTCACCAGCATTCAGTACAAAAAGATATTCTATTCTAATGGCTAAGGCCATGAAGTGCTCTGTATTATGTCTTTtcacacagtcctgctgctttagaagagagagaaaagagaaaagtgatgACATATCGTACGATAATCCTTTGACATGTGCTCATTCTTTTAGTTGTCCATGTTCTGAGTGGAGACAATCCTTTTTTTGTCAGTCTAAGTTTACCAAAGTGTTAATTTACTCAGTGTCAGTGTTCTTGTTGCTCTGCACTCATTAATTGCACACATATTCAATAAGAGAGCTGATGTACAGTGGCCATCATTCAATAATTGGATTGTTTCACTGCATAGTTGAGCATTAGCATACTGATGACCACGCACTCCGATGTGGTGCAGTATCAGTGGTTTTGGCAGAATTTGACAAATGAATCCATGTATTACAAACATGGAGGGTTAGCTGTGGATCAAACAGCTCTGCATcttgacaaaaacaatttcCTGGTGCCAAAAAAACGCACCCAAAGTATCAGTTAACTCTTGCGGTCCCGAGCCGTTTTGCCTCGCGACCCTCTTCTTGTCACAGTAATACATGTCAATGAGGGTGAAGAACAACACTGGAGGACCGAGCAGAAGTTTGTTAGCAAACATCTGCTGCGACGCGGCCTTCTGTCGTTGGAGATTAATGGCCTGTTAAATAAGCCGCTGCCGGTGGAACAAtgtcaatgtcagagagaaTTTGCAGTCAAGGAAAAGCCACATACATGCCCAGGTAAATTACCAAGCCATTGCTGTATGTACATAACTTGAATGAGATTGTGTGTGCCAGGGAAATGTGCTGTAACCAGAGGTTTACTACCAAACACTTGTGATCAGCAGGACAGCTGGACAGATGCTTgtatctaaaaaagaaaaaagaaaaaaaaaaacaacagggtTTTGCTGTGAAATGCTCCTTTACTCATGCAATGAAATAACGACATGACCCATCatcttttctttatcattttggGGTTTTTGCATAACTCGCTGTGCGTCCGTCtgttgtctctggacttttcaTCAATTGAGACAATCAATACAGTCAATGAGTCAATAAATACAGTCTGCTCCACATCACTGCTTGCTACAGCTATGATGCATTGCTCTGTTAATCCTCCCTATTCTCTGGCCATGGATGGCTGGATTGGTTCACTCTCCACAGACCTCTCTGTCACCCTGGGGAGGCCGGCACCAGCAGCTACTTACACAGAGCAATTGATTCAATCAAAGTAAGCACTATACTGCCCTTTGTAGCGCCAGGCCTGAACACTTACCTCTGAGTCTCACTATCCCAGAGTCACAACTTCCACTTTAAGGCTTTTCTGTGCAGCCATCCCATGGTGTTTCCTCGACAATCTCTCTGCACCTCTGCACTTTTACCTTCCCCCTTTCCTCCCCCTAGCTCTCCACACGCGACATCCTGACTGAGCCGACGCAGCGTGGTGGGAATCTGCCTCACAAAAGGTGCGGCAGTCTGTATAAAGATAACTCCAAGCAAGACGTGCTAATCATACATTTAGGGAAAAGCCTTTATCATTGTCTATTAATTCACATTTTCCCCAAGCTTTAGAAAGTGTATAATCCACCTTCCAAACCAGACGGTCCCTCCCACTCAGTGTAGAGACGCTCTCAGAAACCCACAGAAGGCCCCCTGCAGTTTTAGTGGGACAGATGAGGACTACATTCTCCATCTATGAATATGCACTTGTGCCGTCATTTGCATTTCCAGGATCACACGCATGAGGGAATTCCTCTCCAAAGTTAAAACTTAGATCCAACCTCTGattaacagaaacacacacacacacacacacacacacacacacctctttctTTTGTACCTCTTGCTTGTTTTACGTACAGGCGGAGCACTGTGATACATCCTGTGAGAGGTACGACGCATGAAAGACATGCTAAGCTGTCCTTCATGTGTTCCTCCCGGTGGGGGTCATGCTGCGTTACGTGGCTCATCAGTGTTTATAGCATCAAGTAAAGAAGACGGTGATGATAAACGAGCATCGCCTGCTCATCAAACTGTCATTGCTTAAGTGCCATCACTTCAAATTGAAGTacaaaatcagatttttcaGTCATTACAGGAGCTGAAACAGTAATCCGTGGCGTGAAAAAAGCTACATGGACGTACCTAGAAAATGATTTGCAGTCGCAGCTTGTGCATTTCATTTTGGTTGAATGGCAATAATCTGTGTATGAGAGGTGCTTTAAAGTGCTCTGTTCAGTTTCCTGTTAAATGATCCATAATTATACGCTGCTGAGGGGCATAATGAAAGGGTACAGCAA
This genomic window from Pempheris klunzingeri isolate RE-2024b chromosome 17, fPemKlu1.hap1, whole genome shotgun sequence contains:
- the hs3st4 gene encoding heparan sulfate glucosamine 3-O-sulfotransferase 4 encodes the protein MAFWSSTSVFTSKVPRKILFMFTLSLSVTYLFYSLMSCYNSLQFPLQENYAYQGRLVTEETTFGTLREKLYSASQGFTQFTEAERTTAVSAAKDHAEAEHRTVEWIRTQPSPTKSAAAYHTTALEREHQEVSTTDSELRVNCTMDYGEKKLPQAIIIGVKKGGTRALLEALRVHPDVRAVGNEPHFFDRNYERGLDWYRDLMPSTLEGQITMEKTPSYFVTNHAPKRIHSMARDIKLIIVVRNPVTRAISDYTQTLSKKPEIPTFEVLAFKNRTLGLIDASWSALRIGIYALHLESWMQYFPLSQMHFVSGERLIVDPAGEMAKVQDFLGLKRIVTDKHFYFNKTKGFPCLKKPEDSSTPRCLGKSKGRTHPKIDPDVIRRLHKFYKPFNMMFYQMTGQNFEWELEEDSESRSSQD